TTAACTTTACTCCTCTATTCTTCCATTATTTATTTAACGGCCGCATaactttataaaataaacaaatggaCCCCATCACTCCAAAACGAAAACAAACCGTTATAACgaattttaagtttaaatattaaacaatctCGTCTCTCGCGACTTTTACATCCAGTTTAATAGTATAAAAGTTTCTCTCTCTCGTCTCACTACACTAGTTTCTTGGACATCTTCTTCAACAACACATCGATGGATAAAGATAAAGGGAATTCAAATTCAGGTAGATTGATTCGCTTTTGTCTCAAGaatttctctaaaatattttttcttttttatttaggCAACTATCCGTGGTGGAAGTATTCTCAAAACTCTAGAAGCATGATGGATACGATGAACTTTGACAAGGATAAGGGTCTGGGCAGAGAAGAACAGGGCATTAGCGAGCCCTTGGAAGTTTCCTTGCGTCCAAAGTATCTAGGTTTGGGTTATGGTTCGACGTCTTCACCTAAACCGAACGTTGTTGTAAGTTTCTTGATCTTGGTTTAGTTTCTTGTAAGATTATTCTCTGAGATTTGTGCTGTGTTGATCAGACTCTGAAACAGAAAGATAAAAACAACGACGCTGAACCCGACAAGAAGGAAGCTGATGATGACGTGGAAGAACAAGTTCGAAGATTCAAGGACGAGGTTGCAGCACTGCCACCACCACCAGCAGCTCGAACCAACACGACTAAAGTGACTGCccggaagaagagaaaagcTGCTACTCCCGTCAACTTGATCGTTAAAGCTAAGAGAAAGAAGGTTCCAGTAACGTTAGTGCCATACAGCGACGATGATGAGAGTGATGATTAGGATGCGTTTGCGAGAAGTTTCAGGTGCCCATTTTTTTTAATCCTTTTTAGCTAGGTACGTGGTACATGTACATATCTCTCAATAGGAAAACTAAGGAACGAGTGGTGATTTGGTTCGTGAGAGGTTgagtatttttttatgaaaccaTGATTTGGATCTTTCGTCAGTCTTTATTTAGCATTTGTATGCGAGTTAGAGATGAAGGGAAAGAGTTGATAAACTTTTAGCATTAAGGTGGAATTAACCAATACAAAGAGACATGCTTTGCTTCTTAGTCTTGCACAGCACCGGAGGTGAACTGAGGCCATGTAAGCAAGTCCTTCATGGTAACAGAAACGAAACGTAGAAGTAAAGTGCTTCTCTATAAAACTTTAGATCACATCATAGACTCTCTTGAAAAAACTTGTTCCGTTCCTCTAAAAACGTATTAGTAAAGTGCATGCTCTATCACTTCGTTTTGTGCCTCTTAGCCACAGATTGCAAGAGCTTGTTCCTGTATAAACAACCTGGGATCTGTTGAGATTATCGTCTTCCATCTTCCTGTGAAGTTGTTTAGCCATTCTTCTGTTGATTGCTTATACAACATGACACTATCTGGTTAAGTTGCTGTTCTTCTGCCTGCCTGCCGTGTTGCTCCAAAACTTTAATAACATATCTGAGTCATGAACCTCTTTTGTATATCATCAACAAAATCCTAAGTCCAGGATGTTTAATGAATACAACTTTTACCTCATATGGAACTCTCAAGTGATTATTGATGAAAGAAATATCAAAATCTTTTCACCACTTGTCCTTGTTCAGATCAAGATTGTGATTTTAACTGCAGCAATTGGAGTTTAAGAAAGATCAAAACTTTATGGAACACAAGAGTagaagacaaaaacaaaaacgaaaacaaaaattgagTTTAGATGAAAACAGAATGACAGTTTCCCCAATGTCTTGCATCATCAATGTCTAGTGTTATGGCAGGGCTTGTGTTCCAACTTACTTACCGGAAGATGATGTCCACTGAGTCAAAGTTGTGAAGCTATCTCCAGGCAAAGCGCACAGAGGCATCGCTCAATGTTCGGACAAATAGTGTAACTAATCACAGAAACAGAAGTCAGCAACATGTTGcaaatattattattctatgttATCTTCATACACTTTGACTCAAAGATTAAAAGCTTTCTGACTGAATTCCAAATTCTATAAAATCACACAAACATAAGATACCTTGAAAataaagttttgaaaaaaaaaaaaaaaaaaaaaaaggcttgaAAATATATTCAGACATAGAGAGAATCCGCAAATAACAAGTTAAGGCCAGTATATGATGAGTCTGAGAGGACAGCACCGGACCACTCAATGTTCCCCCAAACCTCCcatacctcctcctcctcctcgccTTCCTTGCGTCTTGTCATTTTGAGGGTAATCTCGGCATACCAAAGCTCCAAAATCTGATCAGGACCTTGGGCTTCCCAGAAGATGGCCATCCTCTGGACAGAGAAGGCGCATAGTTTGATAATGTGTTGCTGCTGCAGCTCTTCCAAACCCTTGACTTCCTTCCAACCAAACTCACGCGGCAAACGCCACAGTATTCTCCCGCCGATACCACGGCAGAAAAACGTCTGATCAAACAAACGCCAGTCGTTTCTATCATCCGGGTTAGTCTCTCTTTCTCCCTCTGCGCAAAACGTACTTTCGCTTGTCGAGAAAACAAAGATTTCACCATCCTCATCCACCGCGTAGACATGCTTCTCGTCCATCACCATACTTTCTTTGATTTTGAGGGGCATCTTGGGGGTAGACACAGACAACAACTCCCACGTTCCGGTTTCGATATCATATACCTCAACCCAGTTCGAGGAATCAGCCACATCCCAGCACCCTCCAAACACGTATATCTTCTTATTCTCCCCGTCCTCTATCAAACTTGCCGATGCTCCGCTTCGAGCCATCTTCATAGGCGTGATGCGGTACACTGTGTGCTCGATACAATTCAGAAACGTGACTTCCGATGTTGGTTTGCCGTTGATGAGTCCACCGATAGTATAGATCCCCAAATCCGTCTTCACAAAACATGATCCTGTTACCGGATACAAGTTCAAATTGACTCGTTTCAGCCGACGTTGCATGGGGTGGAGGACGAACCAACATGGGCTTGGATCGGGATACATGTGCATAAATACGTACAAGTATGGGTCCACGTTACCCATCCGATACCTCACGGCCCAGAATCTACTCGACACTGCGTAAAACCGGTGTCTCCTAGAGACCATAGCTAAGGCCACGAGGTCCAATCTCGACACCTGGGCCAGGCAGTCCACAAACACATCATCTGGCAGCGACCACAGCCCACACACCTTCGTCTCATTCTTCCTCGTCTTCAATGCCAATTGACTACATCCACATCTTCCTTTCATTGATTTGATTACCGCGCTAGGCTTTCTATGAGAGAGGATCCAGACACAAACCTGATTAGAACCACGCCTGATTGTgtcttcaatttatttttatatttatatataccatTGTCGTCTGAGAAAAAAGGAAAGAACATTGAATCATTGGAATGAATGGATGAACCAAGCGGTTTAGGACGGTTCAGTTACAAAATCTAAtttcaaaaccaaaattaactatTCTTATTCACAATAGATATGCGTTTCATTATTTAAATGTTACATGAAAATAAGTTCATGATATATTTCATAATTGAAACCCTCCTATATAGGAGTAGTATTTATGTGCGTTTCCGcatttactttttcttttcttttaagaaattttaaatttggttGTTTGATTCAATATCATTTTCATAATGTTATtcataaatacattttttgatattttagaattattcataaataatcaaaattgaatttagTGTCGAACATATTAAGATATACATATTAGTGTCTTTGTGTATGTGTATATACTTGCATGAGTGTTACCTTTAAAAACGTCTTCATTAATAGGAGCCAGCTGGAGATATCTGATTAGAGGAATGTAATCACCTTCGTCGAAACCCCACATCCTGGAGACGTT
The window above is part of the Brassica napus cultivar Da-Ae chromosome C8, Da-Ae, whole genome shotgun sequence genome. Proteins encoded here:
- the LOC125591497 gene encoding uncharacterized protein LOC125591497 isoform X2; its protein translation is MDKDKGNSNSGNYPWWKYSQNSRSMMDTMNFDKDKGLGREEQGISEPLEVSLRPKYLGLGYGSTSSPKPNVVTLKQKDKNNDAEPDKKEADDDVEEQVRRFKDEVAALPPPPAARTNTTKVTARKKRKAATPVNLIVKAKRKKVPVTLVPYSDDDESDD
- the LOC125591497 gene encoding uncharacterized protein LOC125591497 isoform X1, which produces MDKDKGNSNSGRLIRFCLKNFSKIFFLFYLGNYPWWKYSQNSRSMMDTMNFDKDKGLGREEQGISEPLEVSLRPKYLGLGYGSTSSPKPNVVTLKQKDKNNDAEPDKKEADDDVEEQVRRFKDEVAALPPPPAARTNTTKVTARKKRKAATPVNLIVKAKRKKVPVTLVPYSDDDESDD
- the LOC106375029 gene encoding F-box/kelch-repeat protein SKIP6-like, which codes for MKGRCGCSQLALKTRKNETKVCGLWSLPDDVFVDCLAQVSRLDLVALAMVSRRHRFYAVSSRFWAVRYRMGNVDPYLYVFMHMYPDPSPCWFVLHPMQRRLKRVNLNLYPVTGSCFVKTDLGIYTIGGLINGKPTSEVTFLNCIEHTVYRITPMKMARSGASASLIEDGENKKIYVFGGCWDVADSSNWVEVYDIETGTWELLSVSTPKMPLKIKESMVMDEKHVYAVDEDGEIFVFSTSESTFCAEGERETNPDDRNDWRLFDQTFFCRGIGGRILWRLPREFGWKEVKGLEELQQQHIIKLCAFSVQRMAIFWEAQGPDQILELWYAEITLKMTRRKEGEEEEEVWEVWGNIEWSGAVLSDSSYTGLNLLFADSLYV